The Egicoccus sp. AB-alg6-2 genome segment CGAAGCAGATCGAGAAGAAGTTCAAGAGCGCCGTCACCGATTCGGCCAGCGACATCCGCCACGACCGTGCCGAGAAGCCGGGCGTCTCCAACCTGCTCGAGATCCTCGCGGCCGTCACCGGCGATCCGGTCGACAAGCTGGCCGCCGAGTACGACGGTGGCGGCTACGGTCCGTTCAAGCAGGCGGTGGCCGATGCCGTCGTCGAGCGCCTCCGCCCGTTCCAGGACCGCTACCGGGATCTGCACCGCGACCCCGGCGAGGTGGCCGCGCTGTTGGCCGATGGCGCCGAGCGTGCCCGCGCCATCGCCGCACCGACGCTGGCGGATGCAAAGCGGGCGATGGGGCTGCTCCCGCCCGGCCAGGCGTGAGCGCGGTGGCGCCGTCGGCCCCCCTGCGACTCAACACCCATCTGTGGAATCCGCTCGGTGAGCGCCGGGCGCTGCTGCTGCACGGGCTCGGATCCGACGGTGGTTGCTGGTGGCGGCTGGCGTCGGAGCTCGCGGACGCCGGGTGGCTGGTGCTCGCCCCCGACCTGCGCAGCCACGGCATGAGCCCGACCGCCGCGAACCACACGATCGCGGCGTTCGCGGCCGACGTCGCCTTGCTCGGCGACCGCTGGGACCTCATCGTCGGGCACTCGCTCGGCGGGGCCGTGGCCGCCCAACTGCTGACCGAGCCCGACCGGGCGGCCGCGGCGGTGCTCGTCGACCCGGTCCTGCGCCTCGACGACGCCGACCGCGAGGCGGTTCGCGCCGCGCAGCGGCGCGACGTCGGCGAACTCGATGCCGCCGCCGTGGCGGCCGCCCACCCACGATGGGACGCCCGCGACGTCTGGCGCAAGGTGCTGGCGGCGCGGCGCGTCACGCCCGACGTCGTCGACGCCGTCGTCGACCACAACGATCCCTGGGATCTGACCGGCCACGCCGCGTCCTGGCGGGGTCGGGTACACCTACTGGTCGCCGACCCCGCACATGGGGGGCTGCTCGACCCGACCCTGGCCGCCACGCTGGCGCAGGCCCCCGACGTGACGACCGAGACGGTCGCACGCGCCGGTCACAGCATCCATCGCGACCGTCCCGACGTCGTCGCCGACGCCGTCGAGCGGATCACGGCCCACAACTGAGGTCGGTGGCGCCGTCATGGAGGAACGACATGGACACCGAGGACGACGCCACACCCGGCCCGACGTCCGAACCGCTGCGCTTCGACGACGATTCGCAACTGCCGGCCGACGCCTCGGTCACCGTCTTCTGGCGTCCCGGCTGCATGTTCTGCAGCGCGCTGTTCCGTGAGCTGGAGCGGACCGGACTGGTCTTCGGACGTCGCGACATCTGGGAGGACGAGGAGGCAGCGGCCTTCGTGCGGTCGGTCGCCGACGGCGACGAGACCGTGCCGACCGTCCGCGTCGGCGACCTCGCGCTCGTCAACCCCTCGGCGCGTGACGTCCTGCGTGCCGTCGCCGATCGCGATCCCGGGTCGCTGCCGGAGACCGCGCGCAACCAGCTCGCCCAGGGACCGGGCCGCGTCGGCCAGTTCCTCGGCCGACTCCTCGGCGACGGCCGCGAGTGAACCTGACGGCCGGTGTCAGGCCGGCGCGAGCGTGCCGTTCGCGCCGATCCGTGACACCTGGCGCAGGACGTACTCGATCACCTCGAGATCGCGTGCGAGCTGGGCAGCCCGCTCCTGCGGGAGCGGCCCGGTGCGACCCGAGGCGGCCGCCGCGAGGGCCGAGGCGGCCCGATCCCGGCGCGTCCGCATGCCGCCGGGCCCGCGCCGGGCGAGGTGGCGGCGTACCTGCTCGAGGTGCTCGGTCGGCTCCGGACCTCCCTGCCGGGCGATGGTGCGCAGCAGCACGGCGCAACGGGCCGCCAGCACCGCGGCACGCACCTCGGGGGGCGTCTGCGACATCATCGTGGTCACCGGCCTGCTCTCCTCGTCTCCCTCCGTTCAGACGCGCAAGCGTGGCCCGTGGTTGCGTCGGAAGCGTTCGACGATCGCGTCAGCCGCCACGCCGGACGCCGCCGCGCGCGCAAGGGGGCCGGGACCGCGGTGATAGGCTCCAAGACGTGGCGGTGCCGGACCGGTGGGTGGGCCTGCCACCACGTCAACTCCTCGCGGTGCCCCAACTCCTTCCTGCAGGGACCACCCGTGCCAGGCGGCGTGTGCACGGCGCCCCACCGGGATGGCGGCCTTCCAGGAGAGAGCAGCGCGATGGCGACCAAGGTCACCGGGGTCACGCAAGGCGGCCCCCCCAATCCATCCGGTGGAAAGACGCGGCGGCCCTTCCTGGTCGACCTCTACGGGTCCGCGGTCGGCAAGAAGTACGTCATGGCCATCACCGGGATGGTGTGGCTCGGCTACGTCTTCGCCCACATGGTCGGCAACCTCAAGATCTACCTCGGCGCCGAGGATTTCAACCACTACGCCGAGTTCCTGCGCGCGGGCCTGTTGGTCCCGATCGTGCCCGAGGAAGGGGCGCTGTGGGGGATGCGGGTCCTGCTGCTGGTGACCCTGTTCTTCCACATCCTCGCGGCGTACCAACTGACGGTGATGAACCGCAACGCCCGGCCCGAGCGGTACCAGGCGCGTCGCGAGTTCGTCGCGGCCGACTTCGCCGCCCGCACGATGCGCTGGACCGGCGTGATCGTGCTGTTGTTCCTGCTCTACCACATCGCCGACCTCACCCTGGGGTGGGTGAACCCGGCCGAGGCGGGCTCGACGCCGTATGACAAGCTGATCGCGAGCTTCTCGCAGCCGCTGGTCGCGGCCTTCTACGTGATCGCCAACCTCGTGCTCGGCATCCACATCTACCACGGTGCCTGGAGCATGTTCCAGTCGATGGGCTGGAACAACCGCAAGTTCAACCACTGGCGGCGGGCCTTCGCCATCGGCTTCGCCGTGATCGTGATCGGCGGGAACGTCTCGTTCCCCCTGGCCGTGCAGTTCGGACTCGTCGGCTAGGCAGCCGCAATCGGGGCGGCCAGGCCGTCACGCCAACCGGCACGACCGCTCCGCGGGACAAAGGCAGCAGCGATGACGCTCGACTCGAAGATCCCCGACGCACCGCTCGAGAGCATGTGGCGCGACCACAAGTTCAACATGAAGCTGGTGAACCCGAACAACAAGCGCAAGTTCGAGATCATCATCGTCGGCACGGGTCTTGCCGGCGCGTCGGCCGCTGCGACCCTCGGTGAGCTCGGCTACCGCGTCAAGGTGTTCACGTTCCACGATTCGCCGCGCCGCGCCCACTCGATCGCCGCGCAGGGCGGCATCAACGCGGCGAAGGACTACCACGGCGAGGGCGACTCGGTCTACCGGTTGTTCTACGACACCGTGAAGGGCGGCGACTACCGCTCGCGCGAGGCCAACGTCTACCGACTGGCCGAGGTGTCCAACAACATCATCGACCAGTGCGTCGCGCAGGGGGTCCCCTTCGCCCGCGAGTACGGCGGCTTCCTCGACAACCGCTCCTTCGGTGGCGCGCAGGTCCGGCGCACCTTCTACGCGCGCGGTCAGACCGGCCAGCAGCTGCTGCTCGGCGCCTACCAGGCGCTGGCGCGCCAGGTCGCGGCCGGGACGGTCGAGCTCGTCACCCAGTCCGAGATGCTCGAGCTGGTCGTGGTCGACGGCAAGGCGTCGGGCATCGTGGTGCGCGACCTCGTCACCGGCGAGATCAGCTCGCACTCGGCGCACGCGGTCGTGCTCGGCACCGGCGGGTACGCCAACGCGTTCTACCTGTCCACCAACGCCATGGCCTCCAACGTGACCGCGGCCTGGCGCGCGCACCGCAAGGGCGCCTACTTCGCCAACCCCTGTTTCACGCAGATCCACCCGACCGCCATCCCGTCGTCGGACGAGTTCCAGTCCAAGCTGACCCTGATGTCGGAGTCGTTGCGCAACGACGGACGCATCTGGGTGCCGACCAACCCCGACGAGAGCCGGGCCGCGGCCGACATCCCCGAGGGCGAACGGGACTACTTCCTCGAGCGCAAGTACCCGGCCTTCGGCAACCTCGTCCCGCGTGACGTCGCCTCGCGCAACGCCAAGGAGCAGGTGGACGCCGGCAAGGGCGTCGGTCCGCTCAAGAACGGGGTCTACCTCGACTTCGCGCAGGCCATCTCCCGCCTCGGTCGCGACGCCGTCGGCGACAAGTACGGCAACCTGTTCGAGATGTACGAGCGCATCACCGGCGAGGACCCCTTCGTCATGCCGATGCGCATCTACCCGGCGCCCCACTACACGATGGGTGGCCTGTGGGTCGACTACCACCTGCAGACCACGATCCCCGGCCTGTTCGCGATCGGCGAGGCCAACTTCTCCGACCACGGCGCCAACCGCCTGGGCGCGTCCGCGCTGATGCAGGGACTCGCCGACGGCTACTTCATCCTGCCCTACACCATCGGTGACTACCTGGCCCCCATGCTCGGCCAGCCCAAGGTCGACACCTCGGCGTCGGAGTTCGCCCAGGCCGAGACCGCGGTGCGCGAGCAGACCGACCGGTTCCTGCGGACCAACGGCACCCGCTCGGTCGACTGGTACCACCGTGAACTCGGCAAGATCATGTGGGAGCACTGCGGGATGGCGCGCAACGCGGCCGGCCTGCAGAAGGCGCTGTCGGAGATCCCGACGCTGCGCGAGGAGTTCGAGAACAACGTCCGTGTCCCCGGCTCCGCCAACACGCTCAACTCCTCGCTGGAGAAGGCCGGCCGCGTCGCCGACTTCTTCGAGCTGTCCGAGCTGATGTGCCGCGACGCCCTCATGCGCGAGGAGTCGTGCGGTGGGCACTTCCGCGAGGAGTCGCAGACCGAGGAGGGCGAGGCGCTGCGCGACGACGACAACTTCGCCTTCGTCGGTGCCTGGGAGTGGCAGGGGCTCGGCACCGAGCCGACCCTGCACAAGGAACCGCTGGACTTCACCAACGTCGCGCTCAGCCAGAGGAGCTACAAGTGACGGATGCGGGGGGCTGCGCCCCCCGCAGACCCCCCGTTGCCGCATCGACCGCGAAGAGGCTGCAATGAATCTCACGCTACGAGTCTGGCGTCAGGCCGGTCCGGACGCACCGGGTCGGTTCGAGACCTACCACGCCACCGACGTCAGCGAGGACGCGTCCTTCCTCGAGATGCTCGACCACGTCAACGAGTCGCTCATCGACGCCGGTGACGAGCCGATCGAGTTCGCCCACGACTGCCGCGAGGGCATCTGCGGCACCTGCGGCCTGATGATCAACGGGCAGGCGCACGGCCCGGAACGCGCCACCGCCACCTGCCAGCTGCACATGCGCAAGTTCGCCGACGGCGACGAGATCGTGATCGAGCCGTGGCGGGCAGCCGGCTTCCCCGTGGTGCGCGACCTCGTCGTCGACCGCTCCGCCTTCGACCGCATCGTCGAGGCCGGCGGCTACATCTCGGTCGACACCGGTTCGGCACCCGACGCCAACCTGATCCCGGTGCCGAAGGAGGTCGCGGACGCATCGATGGACGCGGCCGCCTGCATCGCCTGCGGCGCCTGCGTCGCGGCCTGCCCCAACGGTGCCGCGCAGCTGTTCACCTCGGCGAAGATGGCGCACCTCAACGTGTTGCCCCAGGGTCAGCCCGAGCGCTACGAGCGGGCGGTCAGCATGGTCGACACCATGGAACAGTTCTTCGGCTCCTGCACCAACATGGGCGAGTGCGAGGCCGCCTGTCCCAAGGGGATCTCGATCGACTTCATCGCCTGGATGAACAAGGACTACCGGAAAGGCAAGATGCGGTCGCGCCGCAGCGCCTGACCTTCGACAGCCACGACGCGAGGGGTCTTTCGATGGCGGACGAGGAACCGACGGCGGTCAGCGGCTTCCCGATCGAGGCGGTCTACGGCCCCGGGCACCTCGAGGGATTCGACCCCGCGGAGCGCCTCGGGGACGCCGGCGCCTACCCCTACACCCGCGGCGTCTACCCGACAATGTACCGCGGGCGGCTGTGGACGATGCGGCAGTACGCCGGCATGTCGACCGCGCAGGAGTCCAACCGGCGCTACAAGTACCTGCTCGAGCAGGGCACGACCGGACTCTCGGTCGCGTTCGACCTGCCGACGCAGATGGGCTACGACTCCTCGGCCGAGATCGCCGACGGCGAGGTCGGCAAGGTCGGCGTCGCCATCGACACCGTCGAGGACATGAAGGCGCTCTTCGACGGCATCCCGCTGGACCAGGTGTCCACGTCGATGACCATCAACGCGCCGGCGTCGCTGCTGTTGCTGATGTACCAGATCGCGGGTGAGGAACAGGGGGTCGCGCCCGCCGACCTGCGCGGCACGATCCAGAACGACGTGCTCAAGGAGTACATCGCCCGCGGCACCTACATCTACCCGCCGGCCCCGAGCCTGCGGATCATCGCGGACACGTTCGGCTACTGCGCCGAGGTGTTGCCGCGCTTCAACACCATCTCGATCTCGGGCTACCACATGGGCGAGGCCGGGGCGACGCCGGTCCAGGAGATCGCATTCACGCTCGCCGACGGCATCGCCTACGTGCAGGCCGCGATCGACGCGGGCCTCGACGTCGACGCTTTCGCGCCGCGGCTGTCGTTCTTCTTCGTCGCCCGCTCGACGCTGCTCGAGGAGATCGCGAAGTTCCGGGCCGCCCGGCGGCTGTGGGCGTCGATCATGCGCGACCGGTTCGGTGCGCAGGATCCCCGGTCGCAGATGCTGCGCTTCCACACCCAGACGGCGGGCGTGCAGCTGACCGCCCAGCAGCCCGAGGTCAACCTGGTCCGCGTCGCCATCCAGGCCCTGGCCGCCACGCTCGGCGGGACCCAGTCGTTGCACACCAACAGCTACGACGAGGCGCTCGCCCTGCCGACGGAGAAGTCGGCGCGACTCGCGTTGCGCACCCAACAGGTCATCGCCCACGAGACCGACGTCCCGGCCTCGGTGGACCCGCTGGCCGGCTCGTACCTGATCGAGTCGATGACCGACACGATCGAGGCCGAGGCGCGCGGGTACCTCGAGCAGATCGACGAGATGGGCGGCGCCGTCGCGGCGATCGAACAGGGCTACCAGAAGGGCGAGATCGAACGCGCGGCCTACGACCTCGCGCGCGACATCGACGCCGAGCGCCAGATCGTGGTCGGCGTGAACCGCTACCGCACCGACGACGAGCTCGCACCGGAGCTGCAGCGCATCGACGAGTCGATCCGTCAGGACCAGATCTCGCGCATCGAGACGGTGAAGGCGCAGCGTGACCAGGGTGGCGTGGACGCGGCACTCGACGACGTGCGTCGGGCCGCCAAGGGCAACGACAACCTGTTGCCGCCGATGCACGACGCGCTGCGGCGTCGCGCGACGCTGCAGGAGGTCTGTGACGTGCTGCGCGACGAGTTCGGCGCCTACGTGCCCTCCGAGCGGTTCTGAACCCGTCGCCACCGACCGGCCGCGACGGCGCCTCCGGCCCCTCGCACGTACGCGCGGGCGGGCAGGGACGACCCGGCACGCGGGTAGGGTCGCTGACAACCACGCCATGACACGACCTGCTCGAGGCTGCTCGTGAGCACGCAACGCATCGTCATCCTGGGTGGCGGACCGGCCGGGTACGAGGCCGCGCTCGTCGCGTCCGAACTCGGTGCCGACGTCACCATCGTCAGCGACGAGGGTCTGGGCGGCAACAGCGTGTTGTGGGACTGCGTCCCGTCGAAGGCGCTGATCGTGGCGGCGGAGGCGATGGGCTGGATGCACCTTGCCGAGGACCTCGGTGTGCACCTGCCCGAGGGCCGCAGCATCGACCGCACCGTGGTCGACTTTCCGAAGGTCGCCAGCAACGTCCTGCAGCTCGGCGCCAACCAGTCGCGCGACATCGAGGCCAAGGTCACGGCAGGAGGTGTCGATCTCATCCGCGGCCGTGGCCGCATCTCCGGCTACCACGAGGTGACGGTCACCGACGCCGACGGCGGCGAGCGGGTCCTGCCCGCCGACTACGTCCTGGTCGGAACCGGCTCCACCGCCCGGGTGCTGCCGTTCTTCGAGCCCGACGGCGAACGGGTGCTGGTGGGTCAGCAGGTCTACGGGCTGCCCGAGGTTCCCGAGCACCTCGTCGTGGTCGGCTCCGGCGCGACCGGCGCCGAGTTCGCCCACGCGTTCCGCCGCTTCGGTGCCGAGGTGACCCTCGTCAGCTCGCGCGATCTCATTCTGCCCACCGAGGATCCCGACGCGGCGCAGGTCATCGAGGACGTCTTCGAACGGCGCGGCATGACGATCCTGCGCAACGCACGGGCCGTGTCCTGTGAGCGGCGCGGCGACGAGGTGGTCGTCGGTCTGAAGGACGGTTCCGACGTCGTCGGCAGCCACGTGCTGTTCACGGTCGGGCAGGTGCCGAGCTCCCGCGACATCGGGCTCGAGACGGTCGGTGCGGCCGTCAACGAATGGGGCGGGATCGACGTCGACTCCGTCGGCCGCACGGACTGCCGCTGGGTGTATGCCGCCGGCGACGTCACCGGACGGGTCATGCTGGCGTCGGTCGCGGCCATGCAGGGCCGGACCGCGATGTGGCACGCGCTGGGTCAGGCCGTCCAGCCGATCCGCTGGGACGCGGTGGCGGCGACCATCTTCACGGATCCGGAGGTGGCGACCGTCGGCATCTCCGCCGACGAGGCCGTCGCGGCCGGTGTCCCGGTCGAGACGGCGCGACTCGATTTCCGGGGCAACCCGCGCGCGAAGATGACCAACGGCGTCGACGGCTTCGTGAAGGTCCACGCCCAGGTCGGCTCGGGCACGGTCGTCGGGGGTGTGGTCGTCTCGATGCGTGCCAGCGACCTGATCCAGCCGCTTGCGGTGGCGGTGCAGAACCGCCTGACCGTCGCCCAGCTGGCCCAGACCATCACGGTCTACCCGTCGATGGCCGGATCGGTTGCCGAGTGCGCCCGCATGCTCATGGCGCGGCTGGACGCCACGCGCTGACCGTCGGTCGACCGCGAGGGGGCCCCCGCCGTGGCAGGGGCCCGTCGCCGTCTGGCGGGTCCGGTCAGGGGTGACGGCCGCCCGTCGCCACCCAGGCCACGCAGTGGCCCTGGTTGCGGAACGGGCGCGTGAAGTTGCGCCAGCCCCCATCGGCGCACTCGTCCATCGTCGCGGGGATGGCCATGAGGTCCAGTCCCACGAGGACGGGGTCGTGGTCGGATGACCGGAAGGCACTCGGGTCGTAGTAGCGCTCGGCGACGTCGGCCGTGCGGAACCGCTGGTTGCCCGACACCCCACAGCACGACTCGAGGTAGTCGATGGCCGGCACCTCGTCCGCGTTGATGTTCCACGCCGCCGCGCCGGTCACGTACGGCATCAGGTCGGCGTCGGCCAGCGCGTGGTCGAGATAGCCCTGTGTCGCGTCGAACGTGTACGTGTAGGGCATGACGTCATCGGCCGCGTAGTGGTCCAGCAGATCGGTGTAGCCGGCCTGCTGGAGCGCCCGGATCGGGTCCTCCTGCGCGTAGGCGTTGAGGTCACCGATGATGAGATCGCCCCGCGCCTGTTGTCCGGTGGGGTCGGTCGCCAGCCAGTCCGCCATCGCCTGTGCGGCGCGTAGGCGCACACCGTTGCAGTTGCCCTGGCGGGCGTCGTTGTCGGCCGCCAGGCAGGCGGATCCCTTGGACTTGAGGTGGTTCACGGTCACGGTGACGGAGCGCCCGGTGGCGAGCTCGGTGAAGGTCTGGGCGAGGGCCGGCCGGCTGCGTTGGTCCTCGAAGCGGGGGTCGACCGAGCTGTCGAGGATCGCGAAGTTCCCGCTCGGCACGACGGTCGCCGGCTTGTAGATGTAGGCCAGCTTGATCGCGTCCGTGCCGATCCGGCCGGTGTCGAGGTAGTCGTACACCTCGGCGCCGAGCGTGGTGTTGACCGCATCGACCAGCGCGGCGGCGGCCTGACGGTCGCCTGCGTCGTTCTCGATCTCGATGAGGCCGAGGACATCCGCGTCCATGCGCACGATCGCGTCGACGATCTTCTCGGTCTGGCGGTCGAACTCCGACGGCGTCACGGCCCCGCGGGCGGTCGGGAATCCGGTCGCGGTCGCGTGGTCGTCGCCGACGAAGTACCCGTCACCGTTGAAGTAGTTGAGGACGTTGAAGCTGGCGACGGTGAGGCTGCCACCGACCTCGGGCGGCGTCTGCGGACGGGGACGCGAGCGGTTGGTCCGCAACTCCTCGGTGATCTCGCCGATGTCGACCGGCTGCAGCCGCCATTCGCCGAACCCGAAGTGCAGGATCGTGGGCACGTCGCGCAGCTGGTCGCCGATGCGCAAGGTGTCACCGGGCACGACGTAGGGGAGCGGGTCGAGGTTCTGTCCCGTCCGGCCGTCGTCGAGGATGATGTTGTTGGCGGCGTTGTACGCCACGACGGCCTCGTAGGCGGCGTCGTCGCGGGGATCGACCACGTTGGTCGGGTTCTGCAGCACGCCGCCCGAGGACAGGCGGACCTCGCCGAACCGCTCGATCTGGAAGAACTCGACCACGGTCAGCTCGTCGTGCACGACCCGCATCGACTCGAGCGGCTCGAACACGTCCCCTCGATCCGCGGGATGCGTCGGGAGCGGCAGCTGTGCCGGCGGCGGCAACGTGG includes the following:
- a CDS encoding alpha/beta fold hydrolase — its product is MAPSAPLRLNTHLWNPLGERRALLLHGLGSDGGCWWRLASELADAGWLVLAPDLRSHGMSPTAANHTIAAFAADVALLGDRWDLIVGHSLGGAVAAQLLTEPDRAAAAVLVDPVLRLDDADREAVRAAQRRDVGELDAAAVAAAHPRWDARDVWRKVLAARRVTPDVVDAVVDHNDPWDLTGHAASWRGRVHLLVADPAHGGLLDPTLAATLAQAPDVTTETVARAGHSIHRDRPDVVADAVERITAHN
- a CDS encoding glutaredoxin domain-containing protein, translated to MDTEDDATPGPTSEPLRFDDDSQLPADASVTVFWRPGCMFCSALFRELERTGLVFGRRDIWEDEEAAAFVRSVADGDETVPTVRVGDLALVNPSARDVLRAVADRDPGSLPETARNQLAQGPGRVGQFLGRLLGDGRE
- a CDS encoding succinate dehydrogenase cytochrome b subunit, which translates into the protein MATKVTGVTQGGPPNPSGGKTRRPFLVDLYGSAVGKKYVMAITGMVWLGYVFAHMVGNLKIYLGAEDFNHYAEFLRAGLLVPIVPEEGALWGMRVLLLVTLFFHILAAYQLTVMNRNARPERYQARREFVAADFAARTMRWTGVIVLLFLLYHIADLTLGWVNPAEAGSTPYDKLIASFSQPLVAAFYVIANLVLGIHIYHGAWSMFQSMGWNNRKFNHWRRAFAIGFAVIVIGGNVSFPLAVQFGLVG
- a CDS encoding fumarate reductase/succinate dehydrogenase flavoprotein subunit, which translates into the protein MTLDSKIPDAPLESMWRDHKFNMKLVNPNNKRKFEIIIVGTGLAGASAAATLGELGYRVKVFTFHDSPRRAHSIAAQGGINAAKDYHGEGDSVYRLFYDTVKGGDYRSREANVYRLAEVSNNIIDQCVAQGVPFAREYGGFLDNRSFGGAQVRRTFYARGQTGQQLLLGAYQALARQVAAGTVELVTQSEMLELVVVDGKASGIVVRDLVTGEISSHSAHAVVLGTGGYANAFYLSTNAMASNVTAAWRAHRKGAYFANPCFTQIHPTAIPSSDEFQSKLTLMSESLRNDGRIWVPTNPDESRAAADIPEGERDYFLERKYPAFGNLVPRDVASRNAKEQVDAGKGVGPLKNGVYLDFAQAISRLGRDAVGDKYGNLFEMYERITGEDPFVMPMRIYPAPHYTMGGLWVDYHLQTTIPGLFAIGEANFSDHGANRLGASALMQGLADGYFILPYTIGDYLAPMLGQPKVDTSASEFAQAETAVREQTDRFLRTNGTRSVDWYHRELGKIMWEHCGMARNAAGLQKALSEIPTLREEFENNVRVPGSANTLNSSLEKAGRVADFFELSELMCRDALMREESCGGHFREESQTEEGEALRDDDNFAFVGAWEWQGLGTEPTLHKEPLDFTNVALSQRSYK
- a CDS encoding succinate dehydrogenase/fumarate reductase iron-sulfur subunit; translated protein: MNLTLRVWRQAGPDAPGRFETYHATDVSEDASFLEMLDHVNESLIDAGDEPIEFAHDCREGICGTCGLMINGQAHGPERATATCQLHMRKFADGDEIVIEPWRAAGFPVVRDLVVDRSAFDRIVEAGGYISVDTGSAPDANLIPVPKEVADASMDAAACIACGACVAACPNGAAQLFTSAKMAHLNVLPQGQPERYERAVSMVDTMEQFFGSCTNMGECEAACPKGISIDFIAWMNKDYRKGKMRSRRSA
- a CDS encoding methylmalonyl-CoA mutase; amino-acid sequence: MADEEPTAVSGFPIEAVYGPGHLEGFDPAERLGDAGAYPYTRGVYPTMYRGRLWTMRQYAGMSTAQESNRRYKYLLEQGTTGLSVAFDLPTQMGYDSSAEIADGEVGKVGVAIDTVEDMKALFDGIPLDQVSTSMTINAPASLLLLMYQIAGEEQGVAPADLRGTIQNDVLKEYIARGTYIYPPAPSLRIIADTFGYCAEVLPRFNTISISGYHMGEAGATPVQEIAFTLADGIAYVQAAIDAGLDVDAFAPRLSFFFVARSTLLEEIAKFRAARRLWASIMRDRFGAQDPRSQMLRFHTQTAGVQLTAQQPEVNLVRVAIQALAATLGGTQSLHTNSYDEALALPTEKSARLALRTQQVIAHETDVPASVDPLAGSYLIESMTDTIEAEARGYLEQIDEMGGAVAAIEQGYQKGEIERAAYDLARDIDAERQIVVGVNRYRTDDELAPELQRIDESIRQDQISRIETVKAQRDQGGVDAALDDVRRAAKGNDNLLPPMHDALRRRATLQEVCDVLRDEFGAYVPSERF
- a CDS encoding NAD(P)H-quinone dehydrogenase, translated to MSTQRIVILGGGPAGYEAALVASELGADVTIVSDEGLGGNSVLWDCVPSKALIVAAEAMGWMHLAEDLGVHLPEGRSIDRTVVDFPKVASNVLQLGANQSRDIEAKVTAGGVDLIRGRGRISGYHEVTVTDADGGERVLPADYVLVGTGSTARVLPFFEPDGERVLVGQQVYGLPEVPEHLVVVGSGATGAEFAHAFRRFGAEVTLVSSRDLILPTEDPDAAQVIEDVFERRGMTILRNARAVSCERRGDEVVVGLKDGSDVVGSHVLFTVGQVPSSRDIGLETVGAAVNEWGGIDVDSVGRTDCRWVYAAGDVTGRVMLASVAAMQGRTAMWHALGQAVQPIRWDAVAATIFTDPEVATVGISADEAVAAGVPVETARLDFRGNPRAKMTNGVDGFVKVHAQVGSGTVVGGVVVSMRASDLIQPLAVAVQNRLTVAQLAQTITVYPSMAGSVAECARMLMARLDATR